One region of Triticum aestivum cultivar Chinese Spring chromosome 6B, IWGSC CS RefSeq v2.1, whole genome shotgun sequence genomic DNA includes:
- the LOC123133711 gene encoding uncharacterized protein, with protein MHSLRLSSGSSTGLGRFAAARLVAAARGGRSVSAAPGMEPPRDDIHNTKEDVMSHPFGVAYSARSDEDEEGFGGVYARDDDRPAFSRPTADARPTHPPPPDHGTSQVKEERARHLNDDKHAT; from the exons ATGCACTCGCTCAGGTTGTCCAGTGGCAGCAGCACGGGACTCGGCCGGTTCGCTGCCGCGAGGTTGGTGGCCGCAGCTCGTGGAGGGAGGAGCGTGTCCGCCGCGCCGGGCATGGAGCCCCCGCGCGACGACATACACAACACCAAAGA GGACGTGATGAGCCACCCGTTCGGGGTGGCCTACTCCGCGAGGTCGGACGAGGACGAGGAAGGCTTCGGCGGGGTGTACGCGAGGGACGACGACCGGCCGGCGTTCAGCCGTCCAACTGCCGACGCGCGTCcgacccatcctcctcctcctg ACCATGGAACCTCGCAGGTGAAGGAGGAGAGAGCGCGCCATCTCAATGACGACAAGCACGCCACCTAG